A segment of the Synechococcus sp. CBW1002 genome:
GGGTGAAGCGGTTAGGGAGCAGGACATCAGCCTGCCGCGATGGAAAGGCTGTGACAATCAACAGCCCGTTGCCTTCAGCGGGGCGACACGGTGACCTTGTTGTCGGACTCGAGCAGTTTGCCGCTGGTGAATTCACCAAAAGCGGCAATCGGCCAGCTGGCGGCTGCCAGGGTGCTCTTCAGGGCCAGGGAGAGATCAATCTGGATTTCCTTGGTGGTGGCGTCCTTGGTGCCACGGATGGCCTGCAGGTAGGAGCGCCCAGCCCAGCCGATGCAACCGGCGACATACAGGAAGGCGATTCCAGGGATCATGAAGTCTCCGGCGTGGCTCCAGCGGCCATCCACAATCAGGTGGGGCAGACCATCGGTGCCGCAGACGGCCTTGCTGTACATCGCAAAGCGAGCTTTGGCCTGCTCGGTCTGGGCGGCGCCGGCCCGCTGCTGGAACCGCGGGCTCTCGGCACAGGGGGTCAAACCGGCTACATCAGCCCTGGCGGACGGAGCGAAGCCAAAGATGAGAAAGGCGGAAAGAACGACGGCGAATAGACGGCGCATAGGGAGTTCGGCCGCAGGGCAGGATGTCACGACCGGACAGTAGGAGCGGCCCCCAGAGTCCATGGCCACGATTCTTGCCCTCGAAACAAGTTGTGACGAGTCGGCAGCGGCGATTGTGCGGGATCGCACCGTTCTGGCCCATGCCGTGGCTTCTCAGGTTGAGGAACATGCGCGCTTCGGCGGCGTGGTGCCTGAAATCGCCTCGCGACGGCATGTGGAGGCGCTGCCCCAGCTGATCGCCACCGTGCTGTCCGAGAGCAGTGTGGCGCTCCCTCAGCTGGATGCGGTCGCCGCCACGGTGGCGCCGGGCCTGGTGGGAGCCCTACTGGTGGGATCGGTCACGGGCCGCACCCTGGCCCGCCTGCATGGATTGCCGTTTCTGGGCATGCATCACCTTGAGGCGCACCTCTGCTCGGTGCAGCTCGGATCTCCGCTGACGCCGGGGCCCCATCTGGTGCTGCTGGTGAGTGGTGGCCACACCGAACTGATCCGGGTCGAGGGTCCCGGGCGCTATCAACCCCTGGGCCGCAGCCATGACGACGCCGCCGGCGAGGCCTTCGACAAGGTGGCTCGCCTGCTCGGATTGGCCTACCCCGGAGGACCCGCCATTCAGGCCGCTGCCGAAGCGGGCGATCCCCATCGTTTTGCCCTGCCCAAAGGGCGGGTGTCGAGGCCGGAGGGAGGCTTCTACCCCTATGACTTCAGCTTCAGCGGCCTGAAGACAGCCATGCTGCGCCTCGTGAGGTCGCTCGAGGCCTCGGGTGAGCCGCTGCCCGTGGCAGATCTGGCGGCGAGCTTTGAGCAGGTGGTGGCGGACGTGCTGGTGGACCGCAGCTGCCGCTGTGCCCGCGATCAGGGCCTGGCCACGATCGTGCTGGTAGGCGGTGTGGCGGCGAACCGCCGCCTGCGGCAACGGATGGAGCAGAGCTGCGCCGAGGCCGATCTGCAATGGCGTCTGGCGCCGCTGGCATTCTGCACCGACAATGCCGCCATGGTGGGGGTGGCGGCGGCCCAGAGATTCTCGCAGGGCTGCCGCAGCCCCATGGATCTGGGGGTGGCGCCGCGGTTGCCGCTGGTGCAGGCGGAGCGCCTGTATGAGGCAACAGCTTGTTTCTGATCGCCCTAGGGTGGAATGATTCGCTGAGGACTGGTCGTCATGGCGCCGGTTGAGGAGGGCCAGGTTGTGGGCACGACCGATCCTGTTCAGGCGGATCAGGTGCCCGCAGGTTCAGTGGAGGGCGATTCAGGTCAGGTTGCTGTGACGCCGATGGAGGCTTCCCTTCCGGGCGGGGTTGAGTCTGAGACCGTGATTGAGCCGGTTGGACCGGAGGAGCTCAACGCTTGGCGACGAGGCTTTACGCCCCAGGCGGAAATCTGGAACGGCCGACTGGCGATGCTGGGACTATCCGTTGGGCTCTCGGTTCTTCTGATCGCACGCCTGGCGGCTGGGCATTGATCGGTGCCTTTCCTTATAACGAACTGAGCCTGATCCTGTCAGGACTTTGACTGAATTTCCACCGATTCAGGCAGGCGGATTGATCCCTTCAGCGCATCATGTCCTTCCACGCAGGGCCTGAGCAAGCTCGTTTGGCCTGAGGCTGACGGCCAATGCATCAACGCCCTCCACGCGACCATCTTCTACCAGCTTGATCAGGCTTTGATTGGCGGTTACCATGCCCTCGAAACTGCTGCGATTCATGATGTCTTCAATCTCGCCGAGTTCGCCTCGCTGAATGTAATCCTTGCAAGCATCTGTGTTGATTAAAATATCGTGAAACGCAACCCTCTTGCCGTCCGTGGTCTTGATCAGGCCCTGGGCGATCACCCCCAGCAAGGTTTCGGACACCGCCCGCCGCACCGCATCCTGCTCCTGAGGGGGATACATCCCCAGCACCCGCTCCACGGTCTTCACAGCAGAGTTGGTATGCAGAGTTCCAAACACCAGGTGACCCGTCTGGGACGCTTCGATCGCCGTGGCCAGGGTTTCCTGGTCACGGATTTCACCGATCAGGATCACGTCCGGATCTTCCCGCATAGCGGCACGCAGGGCATTGTGAAAGTGCTTGGTGTGTTGGCCAACTTCCCTGTGGCGGATTAGGGACTCTCGACTTTCATGCACGAATTCAACCGGATCTTCAATCGTGATGATGTGGCGGGTCATGTTGCGGTTGATCCAGTCGATCATCGCCGCCAGAGTGGTGCTCTTACCGGAGCCAGTCGGACCGGTCACCAGGATCATGCCCTTGGGAAGGGCAGAAAGCTTCTTGAGTACAGGGGGCAGGTGTAGGTCCTCCAGGGTCGCGATCTTCTGAGGAATCAACCGCAACACCATCCCCGGCCCCCGCAACGAATCGAGCACGTTGATGCGGACTCGCGCAAAGGGGAAAGCAAAACTTCCATCGAATTCCTTGTCCCGCTGAAAGGAATCGATCTCAGCCGGCGTCAGCATCTCGCGCAGCCATCGTTGGAACGTCGCGGCGTCGGTGACCGGCCAACCGGTGCGCGCCATCTCTCCGCGGGCCCGATAGCGCGGTTCTTCGCCGACGCCCAGGTGGACATCTGAATGGTTCCGCTCGTGGGCCAGGCGCACGATGTCCTCGAGGGTGGCCGGTTGGCTTCCGTACCCACCAGCCTCCTGTCCAACCGATGCAACAGGGGTGGAGACAGGCTGGGCGAATGGTGGCGGCGGCGGTGGTTGCAGCCCCGGACCAGGCGAAGCAGGGGGTGGTGGCTGGGCGGGACCGGGAAAAGGGGAGGGCAGAGCCGAGGTTCCGGTCGGGGGGAAGGGCGAAGGCGGAAAAGGAGAGTCGGCCTGGGCCATGCCGGAGCGGAACGGGTCGGGTACAACCAGCTTCGCCCCTATCGGGCCGGGAGGCCACCATCCCTAGGATCCGGGCATTGCTGCTGGGGGGCGGGATGCCACTGGTCACGATCGTGCTGGGCACCAGGCCGGAGGCGATCAAACTGGCCCCGGTGATCCGTGCCTTTCAGCAGGCCCCGGACCTGACCACCCGCGTGGTGCTCACCGGACAGCACCGCGAGATGGTGAGCCAGGTGATGGAGCTGTTCGGCCTGCAGGCCGATCACGATCTGGCACTGATGGCTCCCAAGCAGACCCTCACCCACGTGACCTGCGCCGCCCTCCAGGGCCTGGAACAGGAATTCACCGAGCACCGCCCTGATCTGGTGCTGGTCCAGGGCGACACCACCACGGCCTTCTCCTCAGCCCTGGCGGCCTTCTATGGCCAGATCCCCGTTGGGCATGTGGAAGCAGGCCTGCGCACCGACAACCTGCTTGACCCCTTCCCTGAGGAGGCCAATCGCCGGCTGATCTCCCAGCTCGCCCAGCTTCACTTCGCGCCGACGGCGCAATCGGCCAGCAATCTGCGCGCCTCCGGCGTGGTGGGCGACATTCTCACCACCGGCAACACGGTGATCGATGCTCTGCTGCTGATGGCGGAGACGGCCCCGGACTGGGATCTGCCCGGCCTCGACTGGAGCAGGCAGCGGGTGCTCCTGGCCACGGTGCACCGTCGCGAGAACTGGGGCGAACGGCTGCAGCAGATCGGCCAGGGTTTTCTCGATCTTCTGGAGCGTTTTCCCGACACAGCCCTGCTGCTGCCGCTGCATCGCAACCCCACCGTGCGGGAGCCCCTGCAGGCCCTGCTGGGCGACCATCCCCGCGCCTTCCTCACCGAACCGCTCGACTACGACAGGTTGGTGGCGGCGATGCGGGGCTGCGCGCTGCTGCTGACCGATTCGGGCGGCCTCCAGGAGGAGGCTCCAGCCCTCGGCAAGCCGGTGCTGGTGCTGCGCCGCACCACCGAGCGTCCCGAAGCGGTGGAGGCCGGCACGGCCCGTCTGATCGGCACCAACAGGGGCGACATCCTGCGGGAGGCCAGTCGCCTGCTGGAGGATCCCGCGGCCTACGCGGTCATGGCCCAGGCCCACAACCCCTTCGGCGATGGGCAGGCCAGCGGACGCATCCTGGAGGCCGCTCGCAGTTTTCTCAATGGCGGGGACGCTCAGTCGGCCTGTCCCTAGTTGGCCTGCTGTCCGTCCGTCCACCCTCACTCAGTCCGTCTGCGGACGCTTGCTGGCCCAGGGAGGAAGATCGATGAACACCCGTTCACCAGGCTTGAGGCCTGTGATGATCTGGGTGTCCTTGCCGCTGCTGGATCCGAGCTCCACGGGCTGGAAGGTGGGCTCGCGCTCGGGGCCGACCCTGAGCACACCAGGTTTGCCTGCTTCGGTCACCACCGCCACGGTGGGCACCAGGGTCTCGGAGCGCAGCTGACCGGCCTGAAAATCAATGTCGGCGGTCATGCCGATGCGCAGCTCCGGCGGCGGATCGATCAGCTGCAGTTTCACCTCAAAGGAGGTGACATTGTTGAGTTTGATCGCACGCGGCGCGATGCGCCGCACCCGGGCCGCAAAGCGCTGATCGGGGAAGGCATCCACCCGCACGCTGGCCATCTGGCCCACCCGTAGCCGACCGATGTCATTCTCGGGCACCTTGGCCAGCACCTCCAGCCCCTGGGCCAGCTCCACCACCGAGGAACTGGTGGCACCGGCCGTGGCCGACGCTGTGGTGGTGGGTGTCACGAAGGCGCCAGGGTCAGCGAACCGCTGGGTGATCACCCCATCGAAGGGGGCCCGCACGATCAGCTCATCCCGTTCCACCTGACGCTGCTCCAGCCGCTGACGAGCCGCCGCCACGTTGGCCTCATCCACGTGAAAGGCCCCCAGGGCCCGCTGATAGTCGTCAGCGCTGATCGCCTGGCTGGCGAACAGCTGGCGGCGGCGCTCCCATTCACTGCGGGTGCGGGCCAGCTGGGCCTCGGCCGAGCTCAGATTGGCCTGCAGTTCCTTCAGGCGTTCATTGAGATCACCCGAGTCCATCAGGGCGAGAGCCTGGCCTTGCCGCACCCGGTCGCCCTCCTCGACGTAGAGCTCCTGCAGCAGCCCCTGCCGCTTCGGGCTCACGTTCACCCGCCTGACCGCATCCAGTTCGCCGCTGGCGCTCACCACACTGGGAAGGGAGCCCTGGCGGGCCAGCACGGTGTATGGATCGAGATTGCGGCCCTTCTGGCCCGACTGACGCAACCAGACCGCCGTGCCGCTCAGACCGACCAGCACTGCCAGGGTGCCGGCCCAGAGACGTCGCCGTCGCCAGAGGGGCTTGACTGACGGGCTCCCGGTGAGCCCGTCGATGTTGGGATGTCCGGTGGGGGCGGGTTCGGGCCGGCGACGCGGCCGCAGGGGGGCGAGGACGGGAATGGGCCTGGTTCCGACTGTGCCCCAGTCTTTCGGGTCCGCGGCGTGATTGGGGTTGTTCACCGGGACGGATCTCCCCCGCAGCTCTGGATCCGACTGGCGCCTGGCTGGCAGCGATTAGATTCGGACCATGCTCAAAGCCGGAATTGTGGGACTGCCCAACGTGGGCAAGTCAACCCTCTTCAACGCCCTCGTGGCCAACGCCAAGGCCGAGGCCGCCAACTACCCCTTCTGCACGATCGAACCCAATTCGGGCGTGGTTGCGGTGCCGGATCCTCGACTGGAGCAGCTGTCAGCTGTGAGCGGCAGTAAGGAGATCATCCCGACCCGTGTTGAGTTCGTCGACATCGCCGGCCTGGTCAAGGGGGCCAGCCAGGGGGAGGGACTGGGCAACAAATTCCTGGCCAACATCCGCGAAGTCGATGCGATCGTCCACGTGGTGCGCTGCTTCGAGAACGACGATGTGATTCACGTCTCCGGTTCGGTAGGTCCTGCCCGTGATGCCGAGGTGATCAACCTCGAGCTGGGGCTGGCCGATCTGGCCCAGGTGGAGAAGCGGCGCGAGCGGCTCAAGAAGCAGACCCGTACCAATAAGGAAGCGCAGCTCGAGGACGGAGCTCTTGCCCGCATCCAGGCCGTGCTGGAGCAGGGTGGAGCGGCCCGCACGGTGGAGATCAGCGAAGAGGAGGCCCTGCTGATCAAGCCCCTGGGCCTGCTCACCGCCAAGCCGATCATCTACGCCACCAATGTGAGCGAGGACGACCTTGCCTCCGGCAATGCCTTCGTCGACGAAGTGAAGGCCGTTGCTGCTCAGGAGGGCGCCGAGACCGTGCGCATTTCCGCCCAGGTGGAGGCCGAGCTGATCGAGCTGCCTGAGGAGGAGCGAGCTGAGTTCCTGGCCGGTCTTGGGGCGGAGGAAGGTGGGCTGCAAAGCCTGATCCGCGCCACCTATTCCTTGCTCGGATTGCGCACGTACTTCACCACGGGTGAAAAGGAGACCCGCGCCTGGACGATCACGGCCGGTATGACGGCGCCACAGGCCGCGGGAGTGATCCACACCGATTTTGAGCGGGGCTTCATCCGCGCCCAGACGATCGGCTATAGCCAGCTTCTGGAGGCCGGTTCCCTGGTGGAGGCGCGCAATCGTGGCTGGCTTCGCAGCGAAGGCAAGGAGTACGAAGTCGCCGAAGGTGATGTCATGGAATTCTTGTTCAATGTCTGACGATATCGAAGTTAAAAATGCGACGAAAAAGATGCGGGCATGCGAAAATCTATGCAAAGCACATAATTGAATGCGGTTTGCATATGCCTTAGGAGTACCGCGACGGTGCGGCAGGGGTTGCCCGTTGCGAGGCTGATATAGCTATTTGTGGTGAATCGGGAAAGGCCCGTATCAATGAGGCTGAAGAAATACTCTTTGAAGGAGTGATCCGAGCCGCGGCGGGCCGGCTCAAAGAGGCGGCTAGTATGCCGTCCCGGAAATAACAGCTAGAATCGAGAGTGTCACCCGAGGTGCCTTGTGGCGCTTGGTCGTCCGATGCCTCCGCTGGTCCTCAGCGAGGACGAGGTTCAGCAGTTGCGGGCCCTTGCAAATTCCCGGTCGTTGCCGCATTCGATCGTGCAGCGCGCTCAGATCGTGCTGGCCTGCGGTGCCGGCGAGACCAACACCGCCATCGCCAAACGGATGGGGCTGACGGGGATGACCGTTGGCAAGTGGCGCAAGCGGTACCGGGAGCTGGGCCTGGAGGGCCTGCATGACGAGCTGCGGCCGGGTAGGCCTCGCACCTACGAGGACGACACGGTGGCGGAGGTGATCAACCGGGCACTGCAGACCAAGCCCACCGATGGCAGCACCCAGTGGTCTGCGCGCTCCCTCGCGGCTGCCACCGGCATCTCCAAAACCACCGTTCACCGCTGGCTGCAGACTTTCTCGGTCCAGCCCCACCGGCAGAAGTCGTTCAAGCTCTCCACCGACCCGTTCTTTGTGGAGAAGGTCCGCGACATCGTCGGCCTGTACCTGAACCCTCCGGATAAGGCGATGGTGCTCTGCGTCGACGAGAAGACGCAGATCCAGGCACTGGACCGCACCCAGCCGCTGTTGCCCATGGGCCTGGGTTACGTGGAGGGCGTCACCCACGACTACATCCGCCACGGCACCACCACGCTGTTCGCTGCTCTGGATGTGGCAACAGGCGAGGTGATCACCCAATGCAAGCCCCGCCATAGGCATCAGGAGTTCCTGGGGTTCCTGCGCCAGATCGAGAAGTCGGTCCCCGAGGAGCTTGATGTCCACTTGATCGTCGACAACTACTGCACCCACAAGCACGCCAAGGTGAGGGCCTGGCTGGCGCAGCGGCCCCGCTTCCACGTGCACTACACACCGACCTACGCCTCCTGGATCAACCAGGTGGAGCGTTGGTTTGGGATCATCACCCAGCGGGCGATCCGACGCGGCAGCTTCTCCAGCGTCAAGGAGTTGATCTCCAAGATCGAGCAATTCGTGGCGGCCTACAACAAGACCAAGGCGCCGTTCAACTGGACGGCCACAGCGGATTCAATCCTGGAGAAGCTCCAGCGACTTTGCTCGCAGATCTCCGGGACGGCACACTAGGCAGCACTGTGACATCGGAGGCCATGTGAGTTTCGCTTACCTGAATTCCCTGGTCATCAAGAAGGTAGGCGGCTTCTATGCCGGTATTGTTGGCCACCAATTCCCAAAGGGCCGCATCAAAGTCCTGCCGCTTCGCCTTCTGCAGGCCTGCGCACCCTTGTTGGGCAAGTCGCTGCAGGTCTAAACTCTGCTGGCGGCGGGCCTTGAGTGAATCAGTGGCATGGATGCGCTGTCGACGTGTTGCCTGAGTAAGGGGCTCCAACAGGCTAGGAAGATCAAGCTGTTCAGCTTTCCTGGCCCTCGCAAAGAAGAAACCCTGCAAAAGCTCCGCTCCCAACGAGGCACAGGTGTCAACTTCGGCATGGGTTTCAACCCCTTCGGCCAAGACCATGCAACCGATACTACGACTAAGATTAACCAGGGATTTTATTGTTTCTTGCTTAAAGAAGTCGCGATCCACATGGGCCACCAAATGGCGATCGAGTTTGATGATGTGGGGACGCAGCTGGGCGATGCGGGGCAAATTACTGTCACCTGCTCCAAGATCGTCAAGTGCAATGAGAAAGCTATGCCGGCGATAAGTATCAACGAAGTCTCGTAGGGACTCGAGATCATGTACCCGGCTTTCATTGACTTCGATCACGACGTCGCTGGGTTCAAGACCCGAGGCCTTGACCCTCTCCAGCAGCCAGCCGGAGCCCAGGACCCCACGATCGATCACTGAAGACTCGAAGTTGAGAAACAGCAGCGGACGGCAGCCTTCGGCGAACCGTAGACGGCTGTAGCTCTCCAGGGCCTTCAAACGGCAGAGCCGATCCAGTTCCAGCATGCGACCGGTGGTTTCCGCTTCCAGGAACATCTGCACCAGTCCCATGGTGCGCGGCCGTGCCAAGGCCTCGATTCCAACAACAGACTGATGGCGGAGCGAAAGAATCGGCTGGAATTCAATATCTAAATCCTGATTGGTCAGCAGCTCTGCCAAGGCATCGCAACTGGTTTGGTCATCCTGTTGTGGAATCTCTTCAGAGAAGCTGGTATCGAGTGAAACCTGCGCCTGTGGCGTGGCCGTAGTCTCCCTTCGAGTCCGCGGGGCTGGATCTTCCATCCTTGGGAAAGGAGTAAGCACGTCAGACCCTCGCTTCGCAGCGAGCATCCTGGTTAATTATAGTAAGAGCATGGCTGGGAAAGGCTTTGTATTCGCCAACACGGTTGCAAGCTTTCACTCCGCTTTGGTTCTGTTCTTGCTGATCGGGTTCAGCCTCTCAGGAGGCTTGCCGGCGGGCGAGATCCCTGCGGTTCTGCGGGTCACGCGATGGAAGCCTGGTTCAGGTTGAAACCTTGAAGTCGATGCAAAGCACGAAAGCCTGATCTGAATCATGCTCGAACACCACGGTTACGGTGCGACAGGGTCGCCCAGTAGCAAGACTGATATAGCTGTCCGTGGTGTAACGCTGCAGCCCAGCATGGATGAGACTGAAAAAATACTCCTTGTAAGAGTGGTCCGTGCCGCGGTGGGCTGGACCGAAAAGCCGGCTTTTGAGGCCAATCACTGGATGGGACATGTGGGTGTGGCTCACCTGAATCCCCTGGTTGTCCAACAGGTAAATGGCCTCGATCTCAGGGTTGTTCTGCACCAGTTCTTTCAGAACTAAATCAAAATTTTCGGGAGTGCAGTCCTGCAATCGTTCGCAAGCGATTCCGGCGAGTCGATGTAGGACGCTGCCAACTTGTTTCCGGGCGTGGAGGGTATCCACGGCATTGTCTCTCTGCCGTTGCGAAGCAGAGACCAAGGCTGGCAACAAGGCAGGAAGGTCGAGGTGGACAGGAGCCTTGGGGCGATCGAAGTGAAAACCCTGGAATAACTCAGCGCCGAGAGAGGCGCAGGCATCCACCTCCTCCAGGGTCTCCACGCCTTCCGCCAGGACGAGACTCCCAATGCTGCGGCAGAGATTGACCAGCGACTTGATCGTTTGCTGTTTGAAGAAGTCATGATCCACTCCGGCGATCAAGTTGCGGTCAAGCTTGATGATGTGGGGCCGCAGCTGGGCAATGCGGGGGAGGTTGCTGTCACCGGCGCCAAGATCGTCGATGGCGATAAGGAAGCCGAGATCGCGATGCGCATCCACAAACTTCCTTAATGAGTCGGGGTCGAGTACCTTGCTTTCATTCACCTCGATCACGATATCGTTAGGATTGATCCCGTAGGACTCCACCGTGCTCAGCATGGATCCCGAGTTGACCACCGCTCGGTCGATCACCGAAGCCTCAATATTGACGAAAAGCAGCGGCCTTGTCCGGCCAATCGTGGGCAAGTGCCTGTAGGCTTCCAGCGCTTTGCGGCGACAGAGGCGATCCAGCTCCAGGAGCCGACCAGCGGCGGCCGCCTTGGCAAACATTTCACCCACGCGCATGCGGTGCGGCCTCGCCAGCGCTTCG
Coding sequences within it:
- the ychF gene encoding redox-regulated ATPase YchF, encoding MLKAGIVGLPNVGKSTLFNALVANAKAEAANYPFCTIEPNSGVVAVPDPRLEQLSAVSGSKEIIPTRVEFVDIAGLVKGASQGEGLGNKFLANIREVDAIVHVVRCFENDDVIHVSGSVGPARDAEVINLELGLADLAQVEKRRERLKKQTRTNKEAQLEDGALARIQAVLEQGGAARTVEISEEEALLIKPLGLLTAKPIIYATNVSEDDLASGNAFVDEVKAVAAQEGAETVRISAQVEAELIELPEEERAEFLAGLGAEEGGLQSLIRATYSLLGLRTYFTTGEKETRAWTITAGMTAPQAAGVIHTDFERGFIRAQTIGYSQLLEAGSLVEARNRGWLRSEGKEYEVAEGDVMEFLFNV
- a CDS encoding EAL domain-containing protein, whose translation is MAELLTNQDLDIEFQPILSLRHQSVVGIEALARPRTMGLVQMFLEAETTGRMLELDRLCRLKALESYSRLRFAEGCRPLLFLNFESSVIDRGVLGSGWLLERVKASGLEPSDVVIEVNESRVHDLESLRDFVDTYRRHSFLIALDDLGAGDSNLPRIAQLRPHIIKLDRHLVAHVDRDFFKQETIKSLVNLSRSIGCMVLAEGVETHAEVDTCASLGAELLQGFFFARARKAEQLDLPSLLEPLTQATRRQRIHATDSLKARRQQSLDLQRLAQQGCAGLQKAKRQDFDAALWELVANNTGIEAAYLLDDQGIQVSETHMASDVTVLPSVPSRRSASKVAGASPGLNPLWPSS
- a CDS encoding efflux RND transporter periplasmic adaptor subunit, producing the protein MDGLTGSPSVKPLWRRRRLWAGTLAVLVGLSGTAVWLRQSGQKGRNLDPYTVLARQGSLPSVVSASGELDAVRRVNVSPKRQGLLQELYVEEGDRVRQGQALALMDSGDLNERLKELQANLSSAEAQLARTRSEWERRRQLFASQAISADDYQRALGAFHVDEANVAAARQRLEQRQVERDELIVRAPFDGVITQRFADPGAFVTPTTTASATAGATSSSVVELAQGLEVLAKVPENDIGRLRVGQMASVRVDAFPDQRFAARVRRIAPRAIKLNNVTSFEVKLQLIDPPPELRIGMTADIDFQAGQLRSETLVPTVAVVTEAGKPGVLRVGPEREPTFQPVELGSSSGKDTQIITGLKPGERVFIDLPPWASKRPQTD
- a CDS encoding EAL domain-containing protein, with translation MLEEGGVEASGSRVDAWLPDLHDLIEHERLDIHFQPILSLRQKTVVGVEALARPHRMRVGEMFAKAAAAGRLLELDRLCRRKALEAYRHLPTIGRTRPLLFVNIEASVIDRAVVNSGSMLSTVESYGINPNDIVIEVNESKVLDPDSLRKFVDAHRDLGFLIAIDDLGAGDSNLPRIAQLRPHIIKLDRNLIAGVDHDFFKQQTIKSLVNLCRSIGSLVLAEGVETLEEVDACASLGAELFQGFHFDRPKAPVHLDLPALLPALVSASQRQRDNAVDTLHARKQVGSVLHRLAGIACERLQDCTPENFDLVLKELVQNNPEIEAIYLLDNQGIQVSHTHMSHPVIGLKSRLFGPAHRGTDHSYKEYFFSLIHAGLQRYTTDSYISLATGRPCRTVTVVFEHDSDQAFVLCIDFKVST
- the wecB gene encoding non-hydrolyzing UDP-N-acetylglucosamine 2-epimerase encodes the protein MPLVTIVLGTRPEAIKLAPVIRAFQQAPDLTTRVVLTGQHREMVSQVMELFGLQADHDLALMAPKQTLTHVTCAALQGLEQEFTEHRPDLVLVQGDTTTAFSSALAAFYGQIPVGHVEAGLRTDNLLDPFPEEANRRLISQLAQLHFAPTAQSASNLRASGVVGDILTTGNTVIDALLLMAETAPDWDLPGLDWSRQRVLLATVHRRENWGERLQQIGQGFLDLLERFPDTALLLPLHRNPTVREPLQALLGDHPRAFLTEPLDYDRLVAAMRGCALLLTDSGGLQEEAPALGKPVLVLRRTTERPEAVEAGTARLIGTNRGDILREASRLLEDPAAYAVMAQAHNPFGDGQASGRILEAARSFLNGGDAQSACP
- a CDS encoding IS630 family transposase encodes the protein MALGRPMPPLVLSEDEVQQLRALANSRSLPHSIVQRAQIVLACGAGETNTAIAKRMGLTGMTVGKWRKRYRELGLEGLHDELRPGRPRTYEDDTVAEVINRALQTKPTDGSTQWSARSLAAATGISKTTVHRWLQTFSVQPHRQKSFKLSTDPFFVEKVRDIVGLYLNPPDKAMVLCVDEKTQIQALDRTQPLLPMGLGYVEGVTHDYIRHGTTTLFAALDVATGEVITQCKPRHRHQEFLGFLRQIEKSVPEELDVHLIVDNYCTHKHAKVRAWLAQRPRFHVHYTPTYASWINQVERWFGIITQRAIRRGSFSSVKELISKIEQFVAAYNKTKAPFNWTATADSILEKLQRLCSQISGTAH
- a CDS encoding chlorophyll a/b-binding protein — encoded protein: MEASLPGGVESETVIEPVGPEELNAWRRGFTPQAEIWNGRLAMLGLSVGLSVLLIARLAAGH
- a CDS encoding Photosystem I reaction center subunit III, giving the protein MRRLFAVVLSAFLIFGFAPSARADVAGLTPCAESPRFQQRAGAAQTEQAKARFAMYSKAVCGTDGLPHLIVDGRWSHAGDFMIPGIAFLYVAGCIGWAGRSYLQAIRGTKDATTKEIQIDLSLALKSTLAAASWPIAAFGEFTSGKLLESDNKVTVSPR
- the tsaD gene encoding tRNA (adenosine(37)-N6)-threonylcarbamoyltransferase complex transferase subunit TsaD; protein product: MATILALETSCDESAAAIVRDRTVLAHAVASQVEEHARFGGVVPEIASRRHVEALPQLIATVLSESSVALPQLDAVAATVAPGLVGALLVGSVTGRTLARLHGLPFLGMHHLEAHLCSVQLGSPLTPGPHLVLLVSGGHTELIRVEGPGRYQPLGRSHDDAAGEAFDKVARLLGLAYPGGPAIQAAAEAGDPHRFALPKGRVSRPEGGFYPYDFSFSGLKTAMLRLVRSLEASGEPLPVADLAASFEQVVADVLVDRSCRCARDQGLATIVLVGGVAANRRLRQRMEQSCAEADLQWRLAPLAFCTDNAAMVGVAAAQRFSQGCRSPMDLGVAPRLPLVQAERLYEATACF
- a CDS encoding type IV pilus twitching motility protein PilT, giving the protein MAQADSPFPPSPFPPTGTSALPSPFPGPAQPPPPASPGPGLQPPPPPPFAQPVSTPVASVGQEAGGYGSQPATLEDIVRLAHERNHSDVHLGVGEEPRYRARGEMARTGWPVTDAATFQRWLREMLTPAEIDSFQRDKEFDGSFAFPFARVRINVLDSLRGPGMVLRLIPQKIATLEDLHLPPVLKKLSALPKGMILVTGPTGSGKSTTLAAMIDWINRNMTRHIITIEDPVEFVHESRESLIRHREVGQHTKHFHNALRAAMREDPDVILIGEIRDQETLATAIEASQTGHLVFGTLHTNSAVKTVERVLGMYPPQEQDAVRRAVSETLLGVIAQGLIKTTDGKRVAFHDILINTDACKDYIQRGELGEIEDIMNRSSFEGMVTANQSLIKLVEDGRVEGVDALAVSLRPNELAQALRGRT